A stretch of Lathyrus oleraceus cultivar Zhongwan6 chromosome 6, CAAS_Psat_ZW6_1.0, whole genome shotgun sequence DNA encodes these proteins:
- the LOC127097927 gene encoding protein BIG GRAIN 1-like B, with translation MAKMYKLEKTSTKHDRFLNPSFSSTLLDQIYRSIDDGEKKSPTETTTFYAQQKPTVINKLKTDTKHINNKPKTDKVVPVVKKPDNRKFHHRDHEQDALFFSSTSISSDSSSAGFSSDTDSLSRAFIPPRPKPVRTSQSFRFESERQRNHVFDGFRETKQGTENRGEEAILIKSKSRAVKIYNNLKKVKQPISPGGRLTSFLNSLFHNNNNEKKTKGSSRCKDERKVASTTCSSASSFSRSCLSKTASFCHRDNYKTVRFCGVEEGRVKVEEATRKFLNEYRCNSHKKKNDLVLLKDLCVNQNDDEEDDDDVASCASSDLFELDHLGVLGDERFCEELPVYGTTRVKC, from the coding sequence ATGGCAAAAATGTACAAATTAGAAAAAACATCTACAAAACACGACAGGTTCCTTAACCCTTCATTCTCTTCCACACTCTTGGACCAAATTTACCGTTCCATCGACGACGGAGAAAAAAAATCACCCACCGAAACAACAACATTCTACGCACAACAAAAACCAACGGTTATTAACAAACTAAAAACCGACACAAaacacatcaacaacaaaccaaaAACCGATAAAGTTGTTCCTGTCGTGAAAAAACCCGACAACAGAAAATTCCATCACCGTGATCACGAACAAGATGCTCTGTTCTTTAGTTCCACTTCCATTTCTTCCGATTCCAGCTCCGCCGGATTCTCCTCCGACACAGACTCCCTATCACGTGCCTTCATTCCACCGAGGCCAAAACCGGTAAGAACAAGTCAGTCGTTCAGATTTGAAAGCGAGAGACAGAGGAATCACGTTTTCGACGGTTTTCGTGAAACCAAACAAGGCACAGAAAATCGCGGCGAGGAAGCGATTTTGATAAAAAGCAAATCGAGAGCGGTTAAGATTTACAACAATCTCAAGAAAGTGAAGCAACCGATTTCACCAGGTGGAAGACTCACGAGTTTTCTTAACTCGCTGTTTCATAATAACAATAACGAAAAGAAAACGAAAGGTTCTTCTCGTTGTAAAGACGAGAGAAAAGTAGCTTCCACCACGTGTTCTTCTGCTTCTTCGTTTTCACGGTCTTGTTTGAGTAAGACGGCGTCGTTTTGTCATAGAGATAACTACAAAACGGTGCGTTTTTGTGGCGTGGAAGAGGGTAGGGTGAAAGTAGAGGAAGCTACTAGAAAGTTTTTGAATGAGTATCGTTGTAATAGCCATAAGAAGAAGAATGATTTGGTTTTGTTAAAGGATTTGTGTGTTAATcagaatgatgatgaagaagatgatgatgacGTGGCGAGTTGTGCGAGTTCTGATTTATTTGAGTTGGATCATTTGGGTGTGTTGGGAGATGAAAGGTTTTGTGAGGAGCTTCCTGTGTATGGGACTACTCGTGTTAAATGTTAA